Part of the Cercospora beticola chromosome 5, complete sequence genome is shown below.
ATCGCCAGGAATGACACCTTTCTCTGCACAAATATCGCCTTCTTAGCTCACGAGGATCCCCACGGCCAGAAATGTGCTGCAAGCCATTGTCTGAAATTCGACAATCTCTCGTCTGAGCTAGCTGCCTTTGCGAGTCGTCGAGAGGTATCTGAGACACGAACACTATGTCATTGCTCTCCATGACTTTGAACAAGCGTTCATGAAAGAGTGATGCATGACGGCGATAGTCTATCGTCACTTCTCAACGCTTCGCGAGAACGCCAAGAAAGAGCGGGCTCGGGTTCGTACCGCGATCGACACTTCGCCCTCTTCTTTCTCATCCACAGATCTGCCAAACTCTGTACTCCATTCGCGTACATCATCCTAAACGCGATCCGGCTATCACACACAAGACAGTTCGACTCGCGTCATCACCCTGATACGTGGTGCACTATACCTGATCAGCTTTTGTATCTTCGGTCGGCGATGCTGAGAGCTGCATGCCCTGCAGCTCGCTGGATTGTGCCGCCGGCGCATCACGGTCAACAATGGAACCAAGCGAAGATGATCTCGTACCGGGCTCGTAGCGATCCCTGTGCTGCTACGTGATTACAATGGTATCTGTTACCTCCACGGGTCCTGCTTGCATTCTGCACATTTGTATGCATCCTATCAGCGATTATTCACAGGAAGACTTTCTAAGGATCCGATTCTATGATGGCCGAGTTCAAAGTATTCCCGAGCGAGCCTGTCGAAAAACATACCATCAAGCTCTCTATTTGCGATGCTTACAGTCCAAAAGTTTGGGTTACGCAAACTCACTTCTGGCCATTACCGGACTCGAGTCGAGCTCAGCGCGGCTACGACATCCTGAAAGAGGGTCTTGCCAGGACACTAGCCGAGATCCCTGCCCTCTCTGGCACCATTGGCCGAACCTCCGATGATCCTAGAGACCTGGTAGTTGTTGTGGACGACGATGCTCATGTTGAGTTTGCCTGGGAGAATCTCGTTGGCAAGGCTGAGATCCCAAGCTATGCTCAGCTGAAGGAGGACGGCTTCCCATTGACGGGCTTAGTCGCACTATGCTCGCAACCCGTTGCTCTGACCCCAGTGCACGAGGGAGCGCGCATGCTGACAGCCAAACTAAACTATCTCGATGGCGGCATGGCGTTGTCCTTTGGCTTTAATCACCTCTTGGCAGACGCTGCTACAGTAGCAGAGGTCGAAAGAATCTGGTCCCTGCACTGTGCCGATGTGAGCAATGGTACACAGCAGAAACACAAACTCCAGCTGCCCGAGAGCACGATCAGAGAACGTCTGTCGAAGGCAAGCTCTGAAGCTGGCCCCTTCGACGATGAGCATTGGAGAGTCTTCCCCACTACACGTTCTCAATTGAATCTTCCTCGAGAAAGTGTTAGCAAAGAAGCGGCACTTACTGTCTTGGAGGAAACCAAGAAGGCCCACCTAGCATCGATCAAGAGTGAGCTTGAAGAGACGAAATGGTGCATGTGGAAATTCTCCGCTGAAGCCCTGGGCAAGCTCAAGAACGATGCGTCGTTGCCGAGTGGTGAGCAGTGGATCTCGACCATGGATGCCCTTATTGGATTGTTTTGGTCGCGACTGAGTTTCGCGAGACAGAAGAGTACCGAAGGCCACCAGGAATCTCTCATGTTGTTTCCAATTAACATCAGACAACGTCTCGAGCCTCGAATTGAGACTGGCTACATCGGCAACGCCGTAGACATCGTAGTCTCGAAATGCTCTCTCTCCGAACTGGAGTCTGATCGTGGCCTGGTTACCGCAGCCCAACACGTTCGTAAGGCTGTATCCGGATGGAAGGAGTCAAAGTGGGCAGCGTGGCTGAACATGGCTGCAAATCTTCCCGAAGACGAAGCTATCTGTCCTAATCCACTTTCTCTGCTCGATACGCACAATATGGGCTTTAACGACTACTCGAAGTCTCAATCTAATGTACTGAGCTGGGGCTCGGAACTAGGCGTCGTTGATCGCACGCGATACATGAGTAAGTGATAAATGGTTTGCAAGAACGAGCGTGCACGTGCTAACCCGAACCTCCAGAACCTGCAAGCGTAAGTAGTAAAGTCATTGGATCCGGTGCCATACTGACATTATGATCTCAGAGCTTAGCCAATTGTGCTACCGCAGTAATAGTTCATCCGAGATTGGCCGATGGCGGGCTCGAGGTCGCGATGACGAGCACGGAGCACATCAAAGCTGCGctcgagaaggacaagaTTTTCGCTCAGTACGCAAGCTTTGTGACTACTTTCACCTGAAGCTTTAATGGCTCGCATGAGACGATGTCTCGCAGAGACCGTTCTCAGTGCTCACCGCTGAAATGCATAGATCTTGCATGGCCACAACTAGCGTGCGCAAGGCCCACTTCTCGAAGTCAAAGCGAGCGACACTCGACCAGCGAAGCCATGATGCCAATTGTTCACGGGAGTCTGAAGCTGATAAAGAAATCGTTACATAGGGTATATAACATGACTGAAGCAAGACACGACTCGTATGAACGAGCACCAAAACAAAATACCTGGACCGCAAAGACAATTCACGCGACTGCCGAAAGTCTCGGGGGCATTTCTTGTGCCAAAAGATCGACAACTGACGTGGAACCGCTCCACGATGGTCCATGCGATGCTGCACGCGCGACCAACTGACTATTCCGCTGTTGGAGCAGCTCGTGTACCCACGTGAGGTATGGTACAGGCAAGCCGACTTGTCGGGCCTGCATGACGAGGTAACCTGAATGTTTGTTAGCACGTGTGCTGTGGATCTGGAGAAGTAACGGAACGTAACCATACCGAAAATCGGTGCCAGCTCCATGGGTCGCCTACTCCGGAGATCCTGCAAGGTCGAAGGTGTGATCGGCAGACTACTCTTTGCAAGCTCGATGACTTGAACTGGCAAGTCATTATCCAGGCTCACTCCGCTCGCAGAAGCGACGCTGAGCGCTTCTCCGGCAATCTGGGACATCAGTCGAGCTGCTCCGGGCTCTTGCAGTGCCCGATGGGTGTTCTTGCCAGTCAGTGCAGTGACCGAGTTCCAGGCTGAGTTCAGGACCAGTTTTCGCCATCGCTCTTGCTCTATGCGATTGACACTTTCGAACTGGGCATCCATGGCAGATAGAGTGTCGCGTTGCAAGATGTCCGCAGGCGTACCTGGAGCATAAGCACCGATCAAGAAAGCGGATCGTTTAATGCTCGCGGTCTGCTCTATGCGACCAGGCGAGATTTGCCTGCAGCCGATGTTGCACACAGCACTGAGGATTGTGTTCTTGGGGAATGCCTGTGCAAGGGGAACCTCAACATCCATCCCATTCTGGGCTGTGACCAGCGTAGTCTCCGGAGACACAACCGACTGGAGCTCGGATAAAGTTGAAGCATAATCGTCTTTGATTTTGTTCGCGAGGATAAGGTAATCCCACTTTTGTTTGGGAATGACCTTCGCCACAGATCCTGACCTCAGGACTCGACGGGGCACGAAAATTCCTTTTCCCCAGGTTTTTGTGTCCAGGCTGTAGCCAGATGTGCGAACGGCTTCCCAATTCGATCGACACACAACAGATACTGTGGCATGGCTATTCTGTGCTATTCGCCAACCGAAAATCGATCCGACGGCTGCGATTTCTCTGTCAGCTGAGTTTCTACAACAAGGTCCAAGGAAGCCATAtctcacctccaccaccataCACAAGGACATTACATCTCCCCATGACTTGAAACGACACTGCGCAAGGCTTTGGAAAGAAACAGGCGATGAAAGGTCTTGTCAATATGGTTGAACACTATCTCGTGGAAGCACAGATCTCATCGAATACTGATATCTAACCGATCCTCAACGGCACATACAAGCATAGGCGCTCTGAGAACGCCACAAACGCAACAGTAGCAAGAAGCCCGTCATGTCGAGCATCAACAACCCGGAAACGAGCACGAATCGTGTATCCTCTCTCCGCGTCTCATCAACGGTAGCACAATTCACTCGAAGATCCGCGCCATTTCGAGCGGACCCATCATGCACTTGATCGCGTAAATCGCACGGGGCTTCGCCGGCGAGCCATGTACCGCAATGTGCTATTGCATTCGTAAGTGCCTTTGCCATCTCCGTGCAAAGATTCCATTTCTTGCAGTAGTGCCTGTTGAACCGCAGCAAATGGAGCCTCAGAACAAGCTTTCGCTTAGCAGCACAGCTGAGTTGTTGGACAGCTCGCATACTCGCACAGGGCTCGATTGTGCGCTTTCCCCAAAGCACTGCGATCGACAAGTCGTGCTCCCAGCCAAGGTATGATTTTGTTGGCACGAGATAGCGTGCTTCATGTGCTCTATGATGAAGCAGCGGGATTCTGACCCTCACATAGTGCCTGCGTGGGCTCTGGCGCCAATCGCGTGAACAAGCGAAGTCTATCAGGTACGAGATCCCTTATCAGTCAGAGGGCACTTACTCTAACAGGAAAGTTTCAGTTGTAGATCCCCCAAAGTAACATTGACGTCGTCCAAGAAAGCGTGTCCTCTTGCCCGAACAGATGGCCTCTGCATTCTGAGCCCCAGTTATTCGCAGACCAACATGCCATTCGGAGAATTGCACTGTGTGCATTGTTTCCACCACGTGTAATGGGTTCGCATTGTCAAGGTCATGGGCAGGCCAGCCATGCCGACCAAAACAATCCACTGCCATCGAACTATTTCCCAGAAATCGCGAGACCTATCGAGCCTTCCACTAGATTCATGTTGTCGAGACTAAGCTCGCGTAGACTTGGGTCTTCCACGAGCTATtgccagaagaagcgcagAACGATATATTGCATGATTGTTCGCTTAGAATTGACAGCGAAGTCCAGGCGCTAGCAGTACCGCCGAGCCATCAACGAACCATCCGGGCTGATGCCGTGCGCCGTCGCCATGTTCCCATTCAGGCTGCCGATCACTCTGAACATTATCTTTGATGATCGACAACATGCACCTTCGTGTCAACTTTCCATGCACCTGGCTCGCCACGAAACCCAGTCCCAAGCTAGAAAGAATGATCTGCAGGGAGATGACATGGATCTTGTCTGTGCCACGGACTCATGGAAAGCATTCTGCGGGAAAAGTCCAAATATTTGATCTGTTGATACCATATCCTTACCTTGCCAGCTGCGAGGTAAAAAATTTGGGCAAAAAATCATGTCGTTGGCAACATCCACTGAGCCTTCTCGGCCCAGCAGAATCATTGATCTTCTCAAGAACGCTGCAGAGAGCCATGCGGGAAATGGTTTCTTATACCTCGAGAATGGGTGCAACGAACCTGCGACAAGAGTTACATTCCCAGAATTATATGCACAAGCAAAAGTGAGTGTACTCCACTCTGCGAAGGTGTGATGCTGATCATAGTAGGACAACGCTCGTCGATTGATCGATGCTGGGCTTGTCACAAAAGGACAAAAGGTTGTTACGTATTTCGATAATCACAAACAAAATGTTCTGTGGTTCTGGTCTGTGACCGCAGCAGGCAAGATGGTTGGAAGCCGGAGTCAGAAAGAACATAAGCTAATCTCGAAGCAGGCGGAATTTGTGCAGTGCTCAATCCAGTATCGAATGAACCGAAGACAGCAGCTGCGCAACTTGACAACGTCAAAAACCTGTTTGGCAATACTCCAATACTGACAAGCCACAAATTGTCATCGATACTGGCATCTCGAAAATTGAACGTACAATCGATCGAGGACATTGATCGTCGAAAAGCCGTTGATTCTGGACTGCCGTCGCCGGTCGAGGAGCAATCTGAGAGCGGTAACGATATTGCGGCGATACTATTCACCTCAGGCAGCACTGGCCACTCGAAAGCTGTGCAGTATTCTCACGCTCAGTTGATCGCCTCCGTGGAAGCAAAAGCGAAACATCTCACAACACATGGCAAGACGTTCATGTCATGGATCTCCTTCGACCACTCAGCTTGCTTCTGCGAAGTGCACCTTCAAGCACTCTATACTGGATCTGATCAAGTTTTCGTCCCAACATCAGACTTAGTTCAAGAGCCATGGCGCTTCTTCCAGGTTTTAAGCGCACAACGAATCGGTTACACATTCTCGCCAAACTTCTTCCTAGCAGCTGCGGTGGAATCGTTGGCAAAGCAAGAGACAGACTCGATAAATCTTGATCTCAGCGAATTAGCGGTGATAATGGTTGGCGGCGAGGCCAACAGAACCAAAACACTTGCTGCAGTGGACAATGTTCTGAAGAAGTATGGTGCCCCCGAACATAGCATCAAAGCTGCGTATGGCCTGAGTGAGACATGCTCTGCTTGCTACTACAATCTGGAGAGTCCTGGCTACGATGTAGACCAGGGAAATACCTTCG
Proteins encoded:
- a CDS encoding uncharacterized protein (antiSMASH:Cluster_16), producing MMAEFKVFPSEPVEKHTIKLSICDAYSPKVWVTQTHFWPLPDSSRAQRGYDILKEGLARTLAEIPALSGTIGRTSDDPRDLVVVVDDDAHVEFAWENLVGKAEIPSYAQLKEDGFPLTGLVALCSQPVALTPVHEGARMLTAKLNYLDGGMALSFGFNHLLADAATVAEVERIWSLHCADVSNGTQQKHKLQLPESTIRERLSKASSEAGPFDDEHWRVFPTTRSQLNLPRESVSKEAALTVLEETKKAHLASIKSELEETKWCMWKFSAEALGKLKNDASLPSGEQWISTMDALIGLFWSRLSFARQKSTEGHQESLMLFPINIRQRLEPRIETGYIGNAVDIVVSKCSLSELESDRGLVTAAQHVRKAVSGWKESKWAAWLNMAANLPEDEAICPNPLSLLDTHNMGFNDYSKSQSNVLSWGSELGVVDRTRYMKPASSLANCATAVIVHPRLADGGLEVAMTSTEHIKAALEKDKIFAQYASFVTTFT
- a CDS encoding uncharacterized protein (antiSMASH:Cluster_16), giving the protein MGRCNVLVYGGGAVGSIFGWRIAQNSHATVSVVCRSNWEAVRTSGYSLDTKTWGKGIFVPRRVLRSGSVAKVIPKQKWDYLILANKIKDDYASTLSELQSVVSPETTLVTAQNGMDVEVPLAQAFPKNTILSAVCNIGCRQISPGRIEQTASIKRSAFLIGAYAPGTPADILQRDTLSAMDAQFESVNRIEQERWRKLVLNSAWNSVTALTGKNTHRALQEPGAARLMSQIAGEALSVASASGVSLDNDLPVQVIELAKSSLPITPSTLQDLRSRRPMELAPIFGYLVMQARQVGLPVPYLTWVHELLQQRNSQLVARAASHGPSWSGSTSVVDLLAQEMPPRLSAVA